A region of Halalkaliarchaeum desulfuricum DNA encodes the following proteins:
- a CDS encoding TATA-box-binding protein, which yields MTEPADSIEIQNVVASTGIGQELDLEALAEDLPGADFNPDNFPGLVYRTQEPKAAALIFRSGKIVCTGAKSIDDVHEALGIIFEKLRGLEIPVEEDPEITVQNIVSSADLGHTLNLNALAIGLGLEDVEYEPEQFPGLVYRMDDPDVVILLFGSGKIVITGGKHTSDAEEAVVEIVDRIESLGLLG from the coding sequence ATGACGGAACCCGCCGATTCAATCGAAATCCAGAACGTAGTCGCATCGACCGGCATCGGGCAGGAACTCGACCTGGAGGCGCTTGCGGAGGACCTTCCGGGTGCCGATTTCAATCCGGACAACTTCCCTGGACTGGTCTACCGAACCCAGGAACCGAAAGCTGCCGCGCTGATCTTCCGCTCCGGAAAGATCGTCTGCACGGGCGCGAAAAGCATCGACGACGTCCACGAAGCACTCGGAATCATTTTCGAAAAGCTCCGCGGACTCGAAATCCCCGTCGAGGAGGATCCGGAGATCACCGTCCAGAACATCGTCTCGAGCGCGGACCTGGGACACACGTTGAACCTCAACGCGCTCGCGATCGGCCTCGGGCTCGAGGACGTGGAGTACGAGCCGGAACAGTTCCCGGGACTCGTCTACCGGATGGACGATCCGGACGTCGTCATTCTGCTATTCGGCTCGGGAAAGATCGTCATAACCGGGGGGAAGCACACCAGCGATGCCGAGGAAGCGGTGGTAGAAATCGTCGATCGGATCGAAAGCCTCGGACTCCTCGGCTGA
- a CDS encoding HesB/IscA family protein, with translation MSSEAAENAPATHVEVTEAAAAKALTLMEGEGMDVDVGGLRLFVQQGGCAGLSYGMRFDDEPEDDDEITEHHGLRVFVDSASLKYIGGSKLDYEDGLQAEGFHVENPNVVSECGCGESFRT, from the coding sequence ATGAGTTCCGAAGCGGCCGAGAACGCTCCAGCGACTCACGTCGAGGTGACCGAGGCGGCCGCAGCGAAGGCACTGACGTTGATGGAGGGGGAAGGCATGGACGTCGACGTCGGCGGGCTGCGGCTGTTCGTCCAGCAAGGTGGCTGTGCCGGCCTCTCGTACGGGATGCGGTTCGACGACGAACCGGAAGACGACGACGAGATCACCGAACACCACGGGCTACGTGTGTTCGTCGACTCCGCGAGCCTGAAATACATCGGCGGCTCGAAACTGGACTACGAGGACGGGCTCCAGGCCGAGGGGTTCCACGTGGAAAACCCCAACGTCGTCTCCGAGTGTGGCTGTGGCGAGTCGTTCCGGACCTGA